In Liquorilactobacillus nagelii DSM 13675, the following proteins share a genomic window:
- a CDS encoding alpha/beta hydrolase, translating to MQILRYKLTKKSVAELTVYLLDQSVEMQSATERPGVLIFPGGAYQTCSDREAEPIATAFLAEGYQAFVLRYTVGTGTDFSQALNDAQEALKLIKDHSKQWHLLADKIVACGFSAGGHLAAMLATTGELRPNALVLGYPCVLAEMGETLNYPIPSVEQAVDQKTPPTFIFASRDDEIVPIKNSLALVHALERAQVAFELHIYAHGRHGLSLAKPMTANGLRYYVNPRVATWFQQTISWLNQLWQPFPAENDYQLIPNGTVLDQPLGYLWQISSNQSELLHFLPFMADKNQRTKVANVSLNIMAAYAKELLPAETLSKLKEKLIQDN from the coding sequence ATGCAAATACTAAGGTACAAATTGACTAAAAAATCAGTGGCTGAATTAACGGTGTATTTATTGGATCAGAGTGTAGAAATGCAAAGTGCTACTGAGCGGCCTGGAGTCTTAATTTTTCCAGGTGGGGCATATCAAACTTGTAGTGATCGAGAAGCTGAACCAATTGCGACAGCTTTTCTAGCTGAGGGCTATCAAGCATTTGTATTACGATACACGGTAGGCACCGGGACTGATTTTTCTCAAGCATTAAATGATGCACAAGAGGCATTGAAGTTAATCAAGGATCACTCAAAACAATGGCATTTGTTAGCTGACAAAATAGTTGCTTGTGGTTTTTCTGCTGGAGGACATTTAGCTGCGATGTTGGCAACGACTGGAGAGCTTCGACCTAATGCACTGGTCTTAGGATATCCGTGTGTTTTAGCAGAGATGGGGGAAACTTTAAATTATCCAATTCCAAGTGTTGAGCAAGCGGTTGATCAGAAGACACCGCCAACTTTTATTTTTGCTTCACGCGATGATGAAATTGTGCCAATCAAAAATAGCTTAGCGTTAGTTCATGCTTTAGAAAGAGCTCAAGTTGCTTTTGAGTTGCATATTTATGCTCATGGACGGCACGGTTTGTCATTGGCTAAACCAATGACGGCTAATGGCTTACGATACTATGTTAATCCGCGAGTTGCAACTTGGTTTCAACAGACTATTTCATGGTTGAATCAATTATGGCAGCCGTTCCCAGCCGAAAATGACTACCAACTAATTCCTAACGGTACGGTTTTAGATCAACCGTTAGGATATTTGTGGCAAATTAGCTCTAATCAGTCAGAATTATTGCATTTTTTGCCGTTTATGGCAGACAAAAACCAACGAACTAAAGTTGCTAATGTATCATTAAACATCATGGCTGCTTATGCTAAAGAATTATTGCCAGCAGAGACACTAAGCAAATTAAAAGAAAAATTAATCCAAGATAACTAG
- a CDS encoding NAD-dependent epimerase/dehydratase family protein gives MKKVLITGASGAMGQECLKQMVVDLASYELTIFCLDNQKDRAAVAPYEKNTQINIIYGDLLDYQLVKRILKGIDLVIHIAAFVSPAADYYPKKAMQVNYGSMRNIIWALRELKQDQATKVVSIGTVAETGDRMPPLHWGRIGDPIKPSMFDYYAVSKVAAERLLIESGLKYWVSLRQTGIMGPNMAKIHDAIMFHNCLNNVLEYVSDRDSGRLISHLCRFETQDSLPKMFWNHVYNIGGGPGCRVSTLEMYRVLYSRLGIKNLSTMIDPRMYATRNFHGQYYLDSDKLENYLHFQHDTMEYFYQAFIVEMGSKATAAKILTKIPGGEKLLGIISKKQFQKLARSQHGTVHFIEDHVDDHIAAFWGSQSAWKKIPKRIQNFKEFKDWNQVIKIDHGYDESKPVENLNLTDLQQAAMFRGGECLSNQSKQGDWTEKLIFRCAFGHEFKASPKLVLEGGHWCPVCERTSWNYSKRAQVDPFFAQVWQPLHADSEVREYPKVVSELDV, from the coding sequence ATGAAAAAAGTCTTAATTACCGGGGCCTCAGGAGCAATGGGGCAAGAGTGTTTAAAGCAAATGGTTGTTGATCTGGCTTCATATGAGTTAACTATTTTTTGTTTAGATAATCAAAAAGATCGAGCTGCTGTTGCACCATATGAAAAAAATACTCAAATTAATATCATCTATGGTGATTTGCTAGATTATCAGTTAGTTAAAAGAATACTTAAAGGAATTGACTTGGTTATCCATATTGCTGCTTTTGTATCTCCAGCTGCCGATTATTATCCTAAAAAGGCAATGCAAGTTAATTATGGTTCAATGCGGAATATTATTTGGGCTCTAAGGGAGTTAAAACAGGATCAGGCTACAAAGGTTGTATCAATTGGAACTGTCGCTGAAACTGGCGATCGGATGCCTCCACTTCATTGGGGGCGGATTGGTGATCCAATTAAGCCTAGCATGTTTGATTATTATGCAGTTTCTAAAGTGGCAGCAGAAAGATTGTTAATAGAGTCAGGTTTGAAGTATTGGGTTAGTTTGCGTCAAACAGGTATTATGGGACCGAATATGGCTAAAATTCACGATGCAATCATGTTTCATAATTGTTTGAATAATGTTTTGGAATATGTGTCAGATCGTGACTCTGGTCGCTTGATTAGTCATCTCTGTCGTTTTGAAACACAAGACTCATTGCCAAAAATGTTTTGGAATCATGTTTACAATATCGGTGGTGGACCTGGTTGTCGGGTTAGTACGCTTGAAATGTATCGTGTACTTTATAGTCGCTTAGGAATCAAGAATTTAAGTACAATGATTGATCCACGGATGTATGCCACCCGCAATTTTCATGGTCAATACTATTTGGATTCTGATAAATTAGAAAATTATTTACATTTTCAACATGACACAATGGAATATTTTTACCAAGCATTTATCGTTGAGATGGGCAGCAAAGCAACAGCTGCGAAGATTCTTACTAAAATTCCTGGTGGTGAAAAATTATTGGGAATTATCAGTAAAAAACAATTTCAAAAATTGGCTCGCAGCCAGCACGGAACGGTGCATTTTATCGAGGACCATGTTGATGATCATATTGCTGCTTTTTGGGGCAGTCAATCAGCTTGGAAAAAAATTCCCAAAAGAATTCAGAATTTCAAAGAATTCAAAGATTGGAATCAAGTAATTAAGATTGATCATGGTTATGATGAAAGCAAACCTGTCGAAAATTTGAATCTGACAGATTTACAGCAAGCTGCTATGTTCCGTGGTGGGGAATGTCTTTCAAATCAGTCAAAACAAGGAGACTGGACAGAAAAATTGATTTTCCGCTGTGCATTTGGACATGAATTTAAGGCGAGCCCTAAATTAGTTCTTGAAGGTGGGCATTGGTGCCCAGTCTGTGAACGTACAAGTTGGAATTATAGCAAACGTGCTCAAGTTGATCCATTTTTTGCACAAGTTTGGCAGCCACTACATGCTGATTCAGAAGTACGAGAATATCCTAAAGTTGTTAGTGAATTGGACGTTTAA
- a CDS encoding phosphoribosyltransferase family protein, whose protein sequence is MQQNYELQIGKLKRNLPIMPISETTAIASFVLLGDSELAHYAASELAAKLLEPFDYFVTLESKGIPLAEELSQISQHPEFIVLRKSVKAYMDEPIKVPVNSITTTKQQQLVLDGKDAAKLSGKRVVLVDDVISTGGSLAAAEKLLEQAGATVINKCAILAEGAAAKRKDILYLAELPLFPIQH, encoded by the coding sequence ATGCAACAAAATTATGAATTGCAAATTGGAAAGCTTAAACGCAATCTGCCAATTATGCCAATTAGTGAAACAACAGCAATTGCTTCGTTTGTACTATTAGGTGACTCTGAGTTGGCACATTATGCTGCGAGTGAATTGGCTGCCAAGCTGCTTGAACCATTTGATTATTTTGTAACGTTGGAAAGTAAAGGAATTCCATTAGCTGAAGAGTTAAGCCAGATCAGCCAGCATCCAGAGTTTATTGTTTTACGCAAAAGCGTTAAAGCTTATATGGATGAGCCAATCAAAGTCCCGGTTAACTCAATTACGACAACTAAGCAACAACAATTAGTTTTGGATGGAAAAGATGCTGCCAAATTGTCTGGTAAACGAGTTGTTTTAGTTGATGATGTTATTTCAACTGGCGGATCACTAGCAGCAGCTGAAAAATTATTAGAACAAGCAGGAGCAACTGTGATTAATAAGTGTGCTATCTTAGCTGAAGGAGCAGCAGCTAAACGTAAAGATATTTTGTATCTGGCAGAATTACCATTATTTCCAATCCAGCATTAA
- a CDS encoding alpha/beta hydrolase yields MIDEKTKQAIQQIRTEWKKGDDQRDAGLPLEVPEVTRINDIAYGPDPKWNLLDIYLPQKLEGKIPIIINIHGGGWCYGTKETYQFYGLGLARRGFAFINANYRLAPEVVFPAELDDVNRYIHWVAEHAAEYHLDTNNVFLVGDSAGGQMAEQYTAILKNSSYRKKFGYKMPQLEFRAVALNSAAVFLLDPGMIGDAVKGYFTDEILANKRELLDTEKYITTDYLPTFISTATEDFIRDSSIKFDGFLTGKGIQHIFKEYGDQEHPRPHVFLINQKDTIADQANDDEIAFFKQFIVK; encoded by the coding sequence ATGATTGATGAAAAAACAAAACAAGCAATTCAACAAATTCGTACTGAATGGAAAAAAGGTGATGATCAACGTGATGCAGGATTGCCATTAGAAGTTCCTGAAGTAACTCGGATAAATGATATTGCATATGGACCGGATCCTAAATGGAACTTATTGGATATTTATTTGCCACAAAAGTTAGAAGGAAAAATACCAATTATTATTAACATTCATGGTGGTGGTTGGTGTTATGGAACTAAAGAAACTTATCAATTTTACGGATTAGGGTTGGCTAGACGCGGTTTTGCATTTATCAATGCTAATTATCGTTTGGCGCCGGAAGTTGTTTTTCCAGCGGAGTTAGATGATGTTAATCGCTATATTCACTGGGTTGCTGAACATGCAGCTGAATATCATTTAGACACTAACAACGTATTTTTAGTTGGAGATAGCGCCGGTGGACAAATGGCAGAACAGTATACTGCAATTTTGAAAAACTCAAGTTATCGCAAGAAGTTTGGTTATAAAATGCCACAACTTGAGTTTCGGGCGGTAGCTTTAAATAGTGCTGCTGTTTTCTTATTAGATCCGGGAATGATTGGTGATGCGGTAAAAGGTTATTTTACAGATGAAATTTTAGCTAATAAACGTGAACTGTTGGATACAGAAAAATATATTACCACAGATTATTTGCCAACTTTTATTTCTACAGCGACAGAAGATTTTATTCGTGATAGCTCAATCAAGTTTGATGGATTTTTGACCGGTAAAGGAATTCAGCATATTTTCAAGGAGTATGGTGATCAGGAACATCCACGACCACACGTTTTTTTAATAAATCAAAAAGATACGATTGCTGATCAGGCAAATGATGATGAGATCGCCTTTTTCAAGCAATTTATTGTTAAATGA
- a CDS encoding gamma-glutamyl-gamma-aminobutyrate hydrolase family protein, giving the protein MSKKMIVGIPGGITTANGARRYYVNEADVRGIVKAGATPIMIPSESVIDLDYYVTICDGFFFTGGPDVLPIFYGEEPHVKMGYSEIQRDQLEIALVKKALAAGKKIFGICRGMQVINVALGGDLYQDLESEYPVAEKQSLIRHFQAAPRTEATHYVKIAADNRLHDLYGDQWLVNSHHHQAVRKIAPSLKVTAVASDGVIEGLESKNNHQVFAVQWHPEVLVATDEKMQLIFNDFVNRLAE; this is encoded by the coding sequence ATGAGTAAAAAAATGATTGTAGGGATACCCGGAGGCATAACGACGGCCAATGGGGCTCGTCGCTATTATGTCAATGAAGCAGATGTGCGTGGAATTGTTAAGGCTGGGGCAACACCCATCATGATTCCAAGCGAATCAGTTATTGATTTGGATTATTATGTTACTATTTGCGACGGTTTCTTTTTTACAGGCGGTCCGGATGTTTTACCAATTTTTTATGGTGAAGAGCCACACGTTAAAATGGGCTACAGTGAGATTCAGCGGGATCAGTTGGAGATTGCTTTGGTAAAAAAAGCTTTGGCGGCGGGAAAGAAAATTTTTGGTATTTGTCGGGGAATGCAAGTGATCAATGTTGCGTTAGGTGGGGATCTCTACCAAGATCTTGAAAGTGAATATCCAGTGGCAGAAAAGCAATCATTGATTAGACACTTTCAAGCAGCACCTCGGACTGAAGCAACGCACTATGTGAAGATTGCTGCCGATAATCGTTTACATGATTTATATGGTGACCAATGGTTGGTTAACAGCCATCATCATCAGGCAGTGCGTAAAATTGCACCATCACTAAAAGTTACGGCAGTGGCTAGTGATGGTGTGATCGAAGGTTTAGAGAGTAAAAATAATCATCAGGTATTTGCTGTTCAATGGCATCCGGAAGTTCTGGTGGCAACGGATGAAAAAATGCAACTGATCTTTAATGATTTTGTCAATAGACTGGCAGAGTAA
- a CDS encoding beta-glucosidase gives MSNSLNQTIEHIMQQLTLTEKVALISGTEFWKTNPIPRLNLKSLYLTDGPNGLRKQGEETDHLGLNESIPATCFPTGSALGSSWDPELLKKIGVALAQEARMAGVDLLLGPAINIKRNPKCGRNFEYFTEDPFLAGVLGTEYVKGVQSQGVGAVVKHFAANNNENYRFMGNSVIDLRALNEIYLRAFKMVVKNAHPRGIMSAYNRLNGEFCSENQYLLKQLLRNKWSFKGIVVSDWGGIDDRVRSLAAGCDLEMPGDCDYFRAQVTKSIKNGQLSKKVLDKSVKRILETIFWSENQLTLTDNQKNLVDKHLKLAIEAAVDGAVLLKNADKVLPLQKNAHLIVVGDLFQQMRYQGAGSSLVNPTELVTPAHAFAERQIDFDYLQGYRQFDQTPDDYLEQQTLEKCQSGATVLFFGGQTDLTESEGYDRDTLKLPSNQQSLLRKLIKNGCQVILVLFGGSAVVIPELDKIKAVLNMNLPGQGGGEATAQLLFGEVNPSGKLAETWLNSYDTVPFGAEYTTGENELYTESVFVGYRYYDNLSANKIEFPFGFGLSYTSFDYHNFHFTQDSKKITATFELSNEGEMAGAEIAQLYVGGPNSQVFKPVKELRAFKKIFLKKGQSQLVEMSVKLQDLAYFNPQTSTWIVENGKYHFYLASSSRTIEATKTLKIENQTNFPSPYQKERLPHYFDAVNLMDVNSTEFGQLFTGPIPLMKNETKITLNTRLDQIQHSFLGKMFYKAVINVGKKEYQQALKKPQGKDRETSLKNGMFLVKMLPNNSLRSMSVSSAGQFKLHLAQGLVLMMNHHYLAGLRKIVFAPRVASLPKKQNPGGI, from the coding sequence TTGAGTAATAGTTTAAATCAGACCATTGAACATATTATGCAACAGTTAACTTTAACAGAAAAAGTCGCTTTGATTAGTGGCACTGAGTTTTGGAAAACAAATCCGATACCGCGTTTAAATTTAAAATCACTCTACCTAACTGATGGACCGAATGGTTTACGCAAGCAGGGGGAAGAAACTGACCATTTAGGATTGAACGAAAGCATTCCAGCAACTTGTTTTCCCACTGGAAGTGCACTAGGCTCCAGCTGGGATCCTGAATTGCTCAAGAAAATCGGCGTTGCACTGGCACAAGAAGCTCGAATGGCTGGGGTTGATTTACTTTTAGGACCGGCGATTAATATCAAAAGAAATCCGAAATGTGGACGTAATTTTGAATATTTTACAGAAGACCCATTCCTCGCTGGAGTTTTAGGAACGGAATATGTTAAAGGAGTACAATCTCAGGGTGTTGGTGCTGTTGTAAAGCATTTTGCAGCTAATAACAATGAGAATTACCGATTTATGGGTAATTCAGTAATTGATTTGCGTGCTTTAAATGAAATCTATCTGCGAGCATTTAAAATGGTGGTTAAGAATGCGCATCCTCGTGGAATAATGAGTGCTTATAATCGTCTTAATGGAGAATTTTGTTCTGAAAATCAATACTTATTGAAGCAGTTGTTACGAAATAAATGGAGCTTTAAGGGAATTGTTGTTAGCGATTGGGGCGGGATTGATGATCGAGTTCGCAGTTTAGCTGCTGGATGTGACTTAGAAATGCCTGGTGATTGTGATTACTTTCGAGCACAAGTGACCAAATCAATCAAAAATGGTCAATTATCAAAAAAAGTATTAGACAAATCAGTTAAACGAATTCTAGAAACAATCTTTTGGTCAGAAAATCAGCTAACTTTAACAGACAATCAAAAAAATTTAGTAGATAAACATCTAAAATTGGCAATTGAAGCTGCAGTAGATGGGGCTGTTTTATTAAAAAACGCAGATAAAGTTTTACCACTACAAAAAAATGCTCATTTAATAGTTGTTGGAGACTTGTTTCAGCAGATGCGGTATCAAGGAGCTGGCAGTTCTCTGGTCAATCCAACTGAATTAGTCACACCAGCTCATGCTTTTGCCGAACGACAAATAGATTTTGATTATCTACAGGGATATCGCCAGTTTGACCAGACACCAGATGATTACCTTGAGCAGCAAACACTCGAAAAATGTCAGTCTGGAGCGACGGTACTCTTTTTTGGAGGCCAAACGGATTTAACTGAATCTGAAGGCTATGACCGTGATACTTTGAAATTACCATCAAATCAGCAATCATTATTGCGGAAACTAATCAAAAATGGTTGCCAAGTGATTTTAGTCTTATTCGGTGGCTCAGCGGTAGTTATTCCTGAACTAGATAAAATAAAAGCTGTTTTGAACATGAATCTTCCCGGACAAGGCGGTGGCGAAGCGACGGCCCAATTGCTTTTTGGTGAAGTCAACCCCAGCGGGAAATTAGCTGAAACTTGGTTGAACTCATACGATACAGTTCCTTTTGGTGCAGAGTATACGACTGGTGAAAATGAACTGTATACTGAATCTGTGTTTGTCGGTTATCGGTATTATGATAATTTGTCTGCAAATAAGATTGAGTTTCCGTTTGGATTTGGTCTGAGTTATACCAGTTTTGATTATCATAATTTTCATTTTACGCAAGATTCAAAAAAAATTACGGCAACTTTTGAATTATCTAATGAGGGTGAGATGGCTGGTGCAGAAATTGCGCAATTGTATGTGGGGGGACCAAATTCACAGGTCTTTAAACCTGTCAAAGAGTTACGGGCTTTTAAGAAGATCTTTTTAAAAAAAGGTCAATCCCAATTAGTTGAAATGTCCGTTAAACTGCAAGATTTAGCATACTTTAATCCCCAAACGTCTACCTGGATAGTTGAAAACGGTAAATACCATTTTTATTTAGCTTCCTCAAGCCGCACAATTGAAGCAACAAAAACATTGAAAATTGAGAACCAAACAAACTTTCCATCTCCTTATCAGAAAGAAAGATTGCCACATTATTTTGATGCTGTTAATTTAATGGATGTTAATTCAACTGAATTCGGTCAGCTATTTACGGGACCAATACCATTGATGAAAAATGAAACAAAGATTACACTGAATACTCGACTTGATCAGATTCAACATTCATTTTTAGGGAAGATGTTCTACAAAGCAGTTATCAACGTTGGAAAAAAAGAATATCAGCAGGCTCTAAAAAAGCCACAGGGAAAAGATCGCGAAACATCATTGAAAAACGGAATGTTCTTAGTCAAAATGTTGCCAAATAATAGTTTGCGTTCAATGTCAGTTAGCAGTGCTGGACAGTTTAAGTTACATTTGGCCCAAGGACTAGTCTTAATGATGAATCATCACTATTTGGCTGGATTAAGAAAAATTGTTTTTGCTCCGCGAGTAGCATCTTTACCAAAAAAGCAAAATCCAGGAGGAATTTAA
- a CDS encoding YbaK/EbsC family protein yields the protein MSLANVQNYLAKFHLENRIHTFDKSTATVAEAAAVLGVKPAQIAKSLAFSLKEQPIIIVIEGTAKVSNPKFKALFNQRARMVKPTELEELIGHPLGGICPFALKPNVAVYLDESLKNHEIIYPAAGTANTAVKLTVNELEKYTHPTAWIDVVKE from the coding sequence ATGTCACTTGCAAATGTTCAAAACTATTTGGCTAAATTTCATTTAGAAAATCGAATTCATACCTTTGACAAATCAACTGCCACTGTCGCTGAAGCAGCTGCTGTTCTGGGCGTTAAGCCAGCACAAATTGCTAAATCCTTGGCCTTCTCATTAAAAGAGCAACCTATTATCATCGTTATTGAGGGAACGGCTAAAGTCTCCAATCCTAAATTCAAGGCCCTTTTTAACCAACGTGCTCGAATGGTCAAACCAACTGAGTTAGAAGAATTAATCGGTCATCCATTAGGTGGCATCTGCCCTTTTGCCTTGAAACCAAATGTTGCCGTTTATTTAGATGAATCATTAAAAAATCACGAAATTATTTATCCAGCAGCTGGAACCGCTAATACTGCTGTCAAATTAACAGTTAATGAATTGGAAAAATACACTCACCCGACTGCTTGGATCGATGTTGTGAAAGAATAA
- a CDS encoding AraC family transcriptional regulator: MAEDQYLHEIVTPTEPLSAWIYLHHEKGVTYIAPHWHQGIELSFTIAGSIDDFVINEHHYRTQSGTILVVNSQVVHSVRSVLKVADEAISIIYPYDYVNRLYPEIQNEVIDLNQPAKFNRFQKEIYIEVQTTLFKIYKSLQNQNKFSNLKLETLADQTLQLLLEYFTKPKTEYDIIYGTKEFEVARIQAITKYISEHYANKIKLVDIATQVNLSKEYLAKFFKNHMELTIGSYINNVRAQKAYYDLLGGKYNLTEIAVKNGFSSIRAMNKVFQSIYGKTASNIYRNQKS; this comes from the coding sequence ATGGCTGAGGATCAATATTTACATGAGATTGTTACACCAACGGAACCGTTATCTGCTTGGATTTATTTACATCATGAAAAGGGGGTAACTTATATTGCTCCTCACTGGCACCAAGGAATTGAACTTTCCTTTACCATAGCCGGTTCAATTGATGACTTTGTCATTAATGAACATCATTATCGAACTCAATCAGGGACAATTCTAGTGGTTAATTCACAAGTTGTTCATAGTGTACGATCAGTATTAAAGGTAGCCGATGAGGCAATTTCTATTATTTATCCTTACGACTATGTTAATCGCTTATACCCAGAGATTCAAAATGAAGTAATTGACTTAAATCAACCAGCAAAGTTTAATCGATTTCAAAAAGAAATTTATATAGAGGTTCAAACAACGTTATTTAAAATTTATAAAAGCTTACAAAACCAAAATAAATTTAGCAATCTTAAATTAGAAACGCTAGCAGATCAAACATTACAACTGCTATTAGAGTATTTTACTAAACCTAAAACTGAATATGATATTATTTATGGTACCAAAGAATTTGAAGTAGCCAGAATTCAAGCAATTACAAAGTATATAAGTGAGCACTATGCTAACAAAATAAAATTAGTAGATATTGCCACGCAAGTTAACTTGTCTAAAGAATACTTAGCAAAATTTTTCAAAAATCATATGGAATTGACTATTGGTAGCTATATCAACAATGTTCGTGCTCAAAAAGCGTACTATGATCTTTTAGGTGGTAAATATAATTTAACAGAAATTGCAGTTAAAAATGGGTTTTCTAGTATTCGGGCAATGAATAAGGTTTTTCAATCAATTTATGGCAAAACAGCATCAAACATTTATCGAAATCAAAAAAGTTAA
- a CDS encoding peptide ABC transporter substrate-binding protein has protein sequence MRKKLLTLAGVALASVLILAACGKSNSSSNSKQILTVATNAEMATLNSTKYSDTTSLEALENTFEGLYRINAKNKPVLAGASSVTISKDQKTYTFNLRKNAKWSNGDAVTAENYVYAWQKMVDPKQASPNSQQFQPIKNGTQIAAGKLPVKDLGIKALGKYKLQVTLESPISYFSELMTGAPFYPQDQKAVEKYGNSYGTSSAKTVYNGPFVVKNWTGTNLKWNYVKNSHYWDKKTVKLQKVNVQVVKDAATAGNLYKTNKLDYAMLTTDYIKQYENTAGYHSKAIPLIGYMAFNVHRKATGNVHFRKAIAMAFNKKSLVNNILHVGSPLNGIVPKNFAYNSKTGDDYRQDAGNMLTYNLKKARQEWAEAKKELGKDKITIQLLTSDTTDSKQIGEYLQSQLETNLPGLTVNLSSIPLKSRLAATSAYNFDIVYGTWQPDFADPVNFISDGGQYHLDDDYNNSNFRNLLNEAATTYATNPIKRWNVLIQAEKQLIQKDAFTAPVYQGGMSYLLKSKVKGLQISPYGTVLFYRNASIK, from the coding sequence ATGAGAAAAAAGTTGTTAACATTAGCGGGGGTAGCTCTAGCCAGCGTATTAATCTTGGCAGCTTGTGGCAAAAGCAATTCATCAAGTAATTCCAAACAAATTTTAACAGTCGCAACTAATGCTGAAATGGCAACACTTAATAGTACCAAGTACAGCGATACAACTAGTTTGGAAGCCTTAGAAAATACGTTTGAAGGTTTGTATCGGATTAATGCCAAAAACAAACCAGTTTTAGCTGGAGCTTCAAGTGTGACAATCAGCAAAGATCAAAAAACCTATACTTTTAATCTGCGAAAAAACGCTAAATGGTCAAACGGTGATGCTGTCACAGCTGAAAACTATGTTTACGCCTGGCAAAAAATGGTTGATCCAAAACAAGCATCCCCAAATTCCCAGCAATTTCAACCAATTAAAAATGGTACCCAAATTGCAGCTGGTAAGCTGCCTGTTAAAGATCTCGGAATTAAAGCGCTCGGAAAATACAAATTGCAAGTTACTTTAGAATCACCAATTAGTTATTTCTCTGAATTGATGACTGGCGCACCATTTTATCCGCAAGATCAAAAAGCCGTCGAAAAATATGGTAACAGTTATGGAACATCTTCGGCAAAAACTGTTTACAATGGCCCATTTGTCGTCAAAAATTGGACAGGGACTAATTTAAAATGGAATTACGTCAAGAATAGTCATTACTGGGATAAAAAAACTGTTAAACTGCAAAAAGTTAATGTTCAAGTAGTTAAGGATGCCGCAACTGCTGGTAATCTTTATAAGACGAACAAACTTGACTATGCAATGCTAACAACTGATTATATTAAGCAATATGAGAATACCGCTGGCTATCATTCAAAAGCCATCCCATTGATTGGTTATATGGCTTTCAATGTTCATCGAAAGGCAACTGGAAATGTGCATTTTCGCAAAGCAATTGCGATGGCTTTCAATAAGAAATCATTGGTTAACAATATCTTACATGTCGGCTCACCCTTGAATGGAATTGTACCAAAGAATTTTGCTTACAACTCTAAGACTGGTGATGATTATCGTCAAGATGCTGGCAACATGTTAACTTATAATCTAAAGAAAGCTCGTCAAGAATGGGCTGAAGCTAAGAAAGAACTAGGTAAAGATAAAATTACTATCCAGTTGCTGACTTCAGATACTACCGACTCCAAACAAATCGGCGAATACCTCCAAAGCCAGTTAGAAACTAACCTACCTGGATTGACGGTTAATTTGAGTTCAATTCCTCTGAAATCACGTTTAGCTGCTACTAGTGCATATAATTTTGATATTGTTTATGGCACGTGGCAACCTGACTTTGCTGACCCGGTTAACTTTATCAGTGATGGTGGTCAGTATCATTTAGATGATGACTATAATAACAGTAATTTCCGTAATCTGCTGAATGAAGCTGCCACAACCTATGCAACTAACCCCATCAAACGTTGGAATGTTTTGATTCAAGCTGAAAAACAATTAATTCAAAAAGATGCCTTTACTGCACCTGTTTATCAAGGCGGCATGTCTTATCTATTGAAGAGTAAGGTTAAGGGATTACAAATCTCACCTTATGGAACTGTTTTATTCTATCGAAATGCCAGCATTAAATAA